The following are from one region of the Paenibacillus bovis genome:
- a CDS encoding copper amine oxidase N-terminal domain-containing protein, giving the protein MKIQKLIVPALSLSLLLPAAGAFAATPVTATPTVSTKAADLRAGLDYLLSEHFALAVVAMTKAYEGAPDAKEAYQALDQNALDMQPAIEAIYGKAGAAEFERIFRAHNKYTDNLVKATKMNNKAAIKKAEAQVQGFVDEFSKFLATATEGKLPQKAAAQALRMHEDQVQDVFEKYVAGDYNGAYMEYREGFETMFTVSKALSGAIVAQNPAKFNNGSVDTPAADLRSALNHLAAEHFALSVLQMQKQYNGKTKDSDALIKAEAANTAAFKKAITSIYGAEGGNQFEKIWVTNHIKAQSDYVTALKKGDKTSLQAVKDRITDFTKEFSTFLGTATANNLPASAAEKALMTHEKQVQSVIDQYASKQYAAAYKADREGFKTMFGIGEALGGAIVKQYPDKFKKAAAPAPAPAPAKPSNASMMTVWMKLNSKQLKVGDKTTMMDTMPVVKNGTTYIPLRYLAEGIGAKVKWNKSAGEVTVMAGKDTMKFWINKTAVDVNGKTQQLEATAMVNNDGRTLVPLRSITELLGWDVKWNKSTGAITLTKSM; this is encoded by the coding sequence ATGAAAATTCAAAAACTGATTGTACCTGCATTGAGTCTTTCTCTACTTCTTCCGGCAGCTGGAGCATTTGCAGCCACTCCGGTAACTGCCACACCAACGGTTAGCACCAAGGCAGCCGATCTTCGTGCAGGCCTGGATTACTTACTATCCGAACATTTCGCACTGGCTGTTGTAGCCATGACCAAAGCCTATGAAGGCGCACCTGATGCTAAAGAAGCTTACCAAGCACTGGATCAGAATGCACTGGACATGCAGCCGGCCATCGAAGCGATCTACGGAAAAGCAGGCGCAGCTGAATTCGAAAGAATCTTCCGTGCCCACAACAAATACACAGATAACCTCGTTAAAGCTACCAAAATGAACAACAAAGCAGCTATCAAAAAAGCTGAAGCACAAGTACAGGGATTCGTAGATGAATTCTCCAAATTCCTCGCTACAGCTACAGAAGGCAAACTGCCACAAAAAGCAGCTGCTCAGGCACTACGCATGCACGAAGATCAAGTACAGGATGTATTTGAGAAATATGTAGCAGGTGACTACAACGGCGCATATATGGAGTATCGTGAAGGTTTTGAGACGATGTTTACAGTAAGTAAAGCATTGTCCGGTGCGATCGTAGCCCAGAACCCGGCGAAGTTCAACAATGGATCGGTAGATACACCGGCAGCAGATCTGCGTTCGGCTCTGAATCATCTGGCAGCAGAACACTTTGCCCTGTCCGTCCTGCAAATGCAAAAACAATACAACGGCAAAACGAAAGATTCCGATGCGCTGATCAAAGCAGAAGCAGCGAATACAGCAGCATTTAAAAAAGCAATCACTTCGATCTATGGTGCAGAGGGTGGTAACCAGTTCGAGAAAATCTGGGTCACCAACCATATCAAAGCACAAAGCGATTATGTAACTGCTCTGAAAAAAGGAGATAAAACTTCTCTGCAGGCAGTGAAAGACCGTATTACCGATTTCACCAAAGAATTCTCTACATTCCTTGGAACCGCTACAGCTAACAATCTGCCAGCAAGTGCGGCAGAAAAAGCACTGATGACTCATGAGAAGCAAGTACAATCTGTTATTGACCAATATGCGTCCAAACAATATGCAGCTGCTTACAAAGCAGACCGTGAAGGATTCAAAACGATGTTTGGTATCGGTGAAGCACTGGGTGGCGCAATCGTGAAGCAGTACCCTGATAAATTCAAAAAAGCAGCAGCACCAGCACCAGCTCCGGCTCCAGCCAAACCATCCAATGCTTCGATGATGACTGTATGGATGAAGCTGAACAGCAAACAACTCAAAGTAGGCGACAAAACTACGATGATGGATACAATGCCTGTCGTGAAAAACGGAACGACTTATATCCCGCTGCGTTACCTGGCGGAAGGTATTGGCGCTAAAGTAAAATGGAATAAATCTGCTGGTGAAGTGACTGTTATGGCAGGTAAAGATACAATGAAATTCTGGATCAACAAAACGGCAGTCGATGTTAATGGTAAAACACAGCAGCTGGAAGCAACTGCTATGGTGAACAATGATGGCAGAACGCTGGTTCCTCTGCGCTCTATCACTGAACTGCTAGGTTGGGATGTAAAATGGAACAAGTCTACAGGTGCGATCACTCTGACTAAATCCATGTAA
- the rpsR gene encoding 30S ribosomal protein S18, which produces MSFNRRESGDGEGRRPGGRRGRNKRRKVCYFTVNKITHIDYKDTDLLRKFISERGKILPRRVTGTSAKYQRMLTIAIKRSRQIALLPYTTE; this is translated from the coding sequence ATGAGCTTTAATAGACGTGAAAGCGGAGATGGAGAAGGCAGACGTCCAGGCGGACGTCGTGGCCGTAACAAGCGCCGTAAAGTATGTTACTTCACTGTAAACAAAATCACTCACATCGACTATAAAGATACGGACCTGCTTCGTAAATTTATTAGTGAGCGTGGTAAAATCTTGCCACGTCGTGTGACTGGTACAAGTGCAAAATATCAGCGTATGCTGACTATCGCGATTAAACGTTCCCGTCAAATCGCACTGCTGCCATACACTACTGAATAG
- the ssb gene encoding single-stranded DNA-binding protein: MLNRVILIGRLTKDPELRYTPAGVAVTQFTLAVDRPFTSQGGEREADFIPVVTWRQLAETCANYLRKGRLTAVEGRIQVRNYENNEGKRVYVTEVIADNVRFLESNRDGGGNSSGGNREEAPYGGGNSSNTNRSSNGNSYSRDNQDPFSDDGKPIDISDDDLPF, from the coding sequence TTGTTGAACCGTGTCATTTTGATCGGACGGTTGACCAAAGACCCGGAACTTCGCTACACACCTGCAGGTGTGGCTGTTACGCAGTTTACGCTGGCGGTGGATCGTCCTTTTACGAGCCAGGGTGGAGAGCGCGAAGCGGACTTTATTCCGGTCGTAACTTGGAGACAGCTAGCAGAGACTTGCGCCAACTATTTGCGGAAAGGCCGCTTAACAGCGGTTGAAGGACGTATTCAGGTACGTAACTATGAGAATAACGAAGGTAAACGTGTCTACGTGACTGAAGTTATTGCTGATAATGTACGCTTCCTGGAGTCCAACCGTGATGGTGGAGGCAACAGCAGTGGAGGCAATCGTGAGGAAGCACCTTACGGCGGCGGTAACAGTAGCAATACGAACCGCAGCAGCAATGGAAACAGCTACTCGCGTGACAATCAGGATCCATTTTCCGATGACGGTAAACCGATAGATATATCCGATGATGATTTGCCATTTTAA
- the rpsF gene encoding 30S ribosomal protein S6 has product MRNYEVMYILRPEMEQEAVEALNERFKGIITTDGEITKHDVMGKRRLAYEIKKIRDGIYVLVNFTATPAVVAELERIMKISDDVIRYLITVDVTK; this is encoded by the coding sequence ATGCGCAATTATGAAGTAATGTACATCCTGCGTCCAGAAATGGAGCAAGAAGCAGTTGAAGCACTCAACGAGCGTTTCAAAGGCATCATTACAACTGACGGCGAAATTACAAAGCACGATGTAATGGGTAAGCGTCGCCTTGCGTATGAGATCAAGAAAATTCGTGATGGTATCTATGTTCTTGTTAACTTCACAGCTACACCAGCTGTTGTTGCAGAACTTGAGCGTATCATGAAAATTTCTGACGATGTTATTCGTTATCTCATTACTGTTGATGTAACAAAATAA
- a CDS encoding VTT domain-containing protein, whose product MQQHPSLLLLFAIGLLVGFFPIVPYGIVSGLFGFLYGWFAGGLLSLLCSTLASLLMYGLVKLTISPHTPESQQSVHPFMQQLQRHAFMAIVFARMLPIVPSQLINITCSIARIPWRIFLLATLIGKLPVMFLFSSVGSQFISHPGRTLLITGLYLLLMIILYRVYVKYQSRRNLD is encoded by the coding sequence ATGCAGCAACATCCTTCTCTTCTCCTGCTATTTGCTATCGGTCTGCTTGTCGGATTTTTTCCGATTGTCCCTTATGGTATCGTAAGTGGTTTGTTCGGATTTTTGTATGGATGGTTTGCCGGAGGATTGCTTTCCCTGTTATGCTCTACTCTCGCTTCTTTGCTGATGTACGGACTGGTCAAATTAACGATATCACCCCATACTCCAGAATCGCAGCAGTCCGTACATCCTTTTATGCAGCAGCTTCAGCGGCATGCTTTTATGGCTATTGTTTTCGCGCGGATGCTGCCGATCGTGCCGTCCCAGCTGATCAATATCACCTGCTCGATCGCCCGCATTCCTTGGAGAATATTCCTGCTGGCTACGCTGATCGGCAAGCTGCCTGTTATGTTTTTGTTTTCTTCTGTAGGCAGCCAGTTCATAAGTCATCCCGGCAGAACATTGCTTATTACCGGTTTATATCTTTTGCTGATGATTATCCTGTATCGCGTCTATGTAAAATACCAATCCAGACGGAACCTGGATTAA
- a CDS encoding DUF951 domain-containing protein: MERKQFQLGDIVQMKKPHPCGSNEMEVIRMGMDIRIKCVGCKHSVLVPRAKFEKNMKKVLRSAADSEQTMPTGE; encoded by the coding sequence ATGGAGCGCAAGCAGTTTCAACTGGGAGATATCGTGCAGATGAAAAAACCGCATCCGTGCGGCAGCAATGAAATGGAAGTGATCCGAATGGGGATGGATATCCGGATTAAATGTGTAGGCTGCAAGCATAGTGTGCTTGTACCGAGAGCCAAGTTTGAGAAAAATATGAAAAAAGTGCTGCGATCGGCTGCAGATTCAGAACAAACGATGCCGACTGGAGAGTAA
- a CDS encoding mechanosensitive ion channel family protein — MNLFLTGKTSDADGITENAAKEFNSFTSGFWNWFTDISMWSHIAFSALRIVIIFILTRIAIKLINKVIDRSLAGKDKTRIAANPRRLITIRELSKNVVSSVFNFIMIMLILNEFGFNLAPLLAGAGVAGLAISFGAQSIIKDIITGFFIIFEDQFAVGDVIQTGTYKGTVQMVGLRTTRLISWNGEVNIIPNGSIISVTNFSLSNSLAVVDIPMSMDRSLEDARMLVTRATEHMKNDKDEVLDAPEILGIQTLTTGEYSLRIIAKCQPNSRADVERAIHTAIKTQLDQDKEQARLEEERKAAAEAQTAAPELQKEAADAPVTGVLKTEVNEKRDPKESND; from the coding sequence ATGAATTTATTTTTGACAGGAAAGACTTCGGATGCAGATGGAATTACCGAGAATGCTGCCAAGGAATTTAACAGTTTTACCAGCGGGTTCTGGAATTGGTTTACGGATATCAGCATGTGGTCACATATCGCTTTCTCGGCGCTGCGCATTGTTATTATTTTTATCCTGACCCGGATAGCGATCAAGCTGATCAACAAGGTGATAGACCGCTCACTGGCAGGCAAGGACAAAACAAGAATCGCTGCCAATCCGAGAAGATTGATTACGATTCGCGAGCTGTCCAAAAATGTAGTATCCAGTGTGTTCAACTTTATTATGATTATGCTGATTCTGAACGAGTTTGGCTTCAATCTGGCGCCGCTGCTGGCAGGAGCTGGTGTAGCCGGTCTGGCAATCAGTTTTGGTGCCCAGAGTATTATTAAGGATATTATTACCGGATTCTTTATTATTTTCGAGGATCAGTTTGCGGTAGGAGACGTCATTCAGACCGGTACGTACAAAGGAACAGTACAGATGGTTGGTCTGCGTACGACGCGCCTGATCAGCTGGAACGGAGAAGTAAATATTATTCCCAATGGATCGATTATCAGCGTAACTAATTTCTCGCTGTCCAATTCGCTGGCAGTCGTCGATATTCCGATGAGCATGGACCGTTCGCTGGAAGATGCGCGTATGCTCGTTACCCGGGCTACCGAACATATGAAAAACGACAAGGACGAAGTGCTGGACGCACCGGAGATTCTGGGGATCCAGACACTGACAACAGGCGAATACTCTCTGCGTATCATCGCCAAATGTCAGCCGAATTCACGCGCCGATGTAGAAAGAGCTATTCATACAGCTATCAAAACACAGCTGGATCAGGATAAGGAACAAGCACGTCTGGAAGAAGAGCGCAAAGCAGCTGCCGAAGCGCAAACAGCCGCTCCGGAATTGCAAAAAGAAGCTGCAGATGCGCCTGTGACAGGAGTATTAAAAACAGAAGTAAACGAAAAACGTGATCCCAAAGAATCCAATGATTAA
- a CDS encoding DUF3343 domain-containing protein, with amino-acid sequence MEDSLVMAFDSTQQALRAEMLLEYADIENDMFPTPKEITAGCALSLQFPAAELEQVRQIVREEQVEIRGIFQNNQGRYELLVQPT; translated from the coding sequence ATGGAAGATAGTCTGGTAATGGCCTTTGATTCGACCCAGCAAGCGCTGCGGGCAGAGATGCTGCTGGAATATGCGGATATCGAAAACGACATGTTCCCTACGCCAAAAGAGATTACGGCAGGATGTGCTTTGTCCCTGCAATTCCCGGCAGCCGAACTGGAGCAGGTCAGACAGATTGTCCGCGAGGAGCAGGTAGAGATTCGGGGAATTTTCCAGAACAACCAGGGCCGGTATGAACTGCTGGTACAACCGACATAA